taaatttgCAAATgtggttaatttataaaatatcatcaataCATTGATACATCTGATAAACGTTTTCCAATACCATTATGTTGCACTGTTTTCGAATGTATGATAGTAATAAACATTGCTGTTAGAAAAGCGAGTTCACTATGAATTTGATACCCTGTTTCTTTCctggatatattttaataattcaagacGGCGTATCGTATAGGCAATTTAGGTACATTACCATATATCTATAAGATTTACGCATTACCATTTACCAcgatttaaagataaaataggataataataattatacagaataatatttagtatatcttTAATCGTGGAATTACATTAAAACGTTCAATCACAGAAtagatgattttataaattttgtggTTCAATCACGTGACCCTCGCCTTtgttattagtgttattacttTGTTgggtcattactcattattcTCCGTCTATGATCTATCATTTGCTTAATTGTTTGGtcgatatgtatatacatttatttcaattttaaaatataactttatcaaGTATAAAACTGTCTAAACTACattaaacgataatattataataataattcaatattaataattagatatatatatactcactAATCACTATTCTGTTGTCGGTAATCAAAAACGTTCTTATGCCGTTCTACCTACGTTTTGTTCAAGTTCCGTGTGCGAACGATGtgttttatttcatgtttCTGTGTATATTACGTATACTAAACGTACAACGAGAAGGATGTGAAAATTCTTTGGAATTCGTGCACtcctcaaaaaatatatttctaatgacGTTTATCAGCAGACATCGCAAATATTATGGTAACACAAGCTAAAATCCGGAAATACCATGTTCTGAGTATTATCACATTGACCAACGTATGCACGAAACGTGGATTATAAGGTAACATTTTAGTCTTGTAGTCTAGTTAGtagtcattttttaattttttacactcTGAATTATagaatgtaaatatgtaataaagaaATGTCTCTAGTCTAAACTACGACAGAGGCACTATCGAGATcgttttgaactatttaacGAATATGAAACTGTTTCcattatagtttttgttattaaacggCGCTTTCGTGCATGTGTTTACAAAGTACATTAATTTTCAGATTTAAATATTCCTAGCTGACCGAGGCGGATCTCGTCGAAGATCTTTTCTTTATTCTCCTTTAAAAGATTTTGTACATGCATGTATTACGTCATGACatattaattctaatatttcaCGTTCAGTGGATCTATTTTACTTTGTCATTTTCAATACTAGACTAATAGAGTGGATTGTCCAAATATCATCAAATTTAAAgatgaataatatgaataagcTTTACTAAATAACTTCACTTTTGGATTTTTTAGTGCTTTAGTTTTAAAGCAAGtaagaacattttatatttacgaaCAATTAACAATTGTTCTCTCTTTATACAAAGACCCCTAGATAATATGTTtagctttttaataattggtcaattctaatattgaaaataatagattaaaattgattcttaatgtaaaatttgacATGTTATAAGTCAGTAAGTTGTAGACAACACAGGAAATATGGGTGGATGTCCTCTTAAaaagaaactataaattatacaatagtacAAGTACATACCAAACATAGttctattcaaaattaaaagtcCGTCCATAGTAATTCTGTGGTATTAGCTTTACTACTAGTGTGAATTGATTTATCATCATACTTAAAGATAAGCtgtatattatctatgataTCTAGATATTCTAGATAAATCTTTAttcatattacaaattttaaagttagttttaacaatatagAGTATAAggtacaacaattattttagaatgtacataataaataaaataagaaaataatgaatttgtttCATGACTGTGTTTTTTAACCacaagtcattttttttattaaattacatgaaaaaataattttatcaacaaaataaagttaaaacaaataaactaaaagataataatatacttaatggctacataggtacaataaattataaaatatatttatttttttggtttttaaatcattttaatcatgcaatataatattttaatgtttagtgtaaaaatattgaacaacaTAAATACAGGTATTTTGTATGGAACATCGaaacacttatatttaaatgaaaaaaaaatttaaatatattttttgagtatatttaagttataccCATTATACTATGTTACAGattgatataatacaatttgaatgagaacaaaacaaatttatacaaGTCCACATCTCTAAGTGTGTTTATATTTCATGTTCAAGACCATCTCCTTCGGTAACCAATGCCCTTTCCAATATAACCCGTCCTTCTTTATAGCGCTGATTTTCTTCCATGGCAAATTCATATATCCATCCCAACTTTGTGTCACAATTTTTACAGGATACATCTCGCACTATATGACGACCAGTTAACATTACTCGGTCTTGCACGTCACtataaaaagatttaataatttttagattataataatgacaactATATGCCTaacttaagtttaataattataatttctaataacacaataaattataactaatgacagtaactataatacaaaaattagaggtactttttttatttgatttagcagtttcaattttatcataaacaaCAACCACaagaaaaatcataataaatgattaaagaaattatatttctgagcattaaaagaaaattgttgattatgattcataattattttgttatccctgtctattttaatcaaatttttcttttctttaattactatttgaaaacttaatattataaatatcattaaattttctttgtcAAATTGCCCATTTGActgtaagttaattaaaataaataaattaaattaaaacattttgagaATATTCAtccatcattttattattttataaagtagtaACAGTAGTAACACCATACCTATAATTGAGGTTTACAACTTTGTTGAATAGGAATGCTCGACCTGTTGCACCTGTGAATCTTGTACTAATCAACTCATCACGATTAGTAAGGTTTGTGTCGCATGCAGCACACGCATACAGTCGGTCACCGCCTACGTGATCGAGAAATATTCGACCCATGGGAACTGTTTCGGCTTGTTGGACTATGAAAAATgtcaaacaattataattatgatattgtgtGTAAATGATTTTTCTCGTAGTTGGCTCATTAGTCTTCGAAAAAAGTCTACAGTATTTAAGATCAATAATCCTTATGTCCTACCCCTACTGGTCGtcgaaaatttgatttaatatattcgttATCCAATAGATCAATGTGTGTACGTAACAGTTCGATCAAATCGTgatcaaaacataaaaagtctttatcttaatttttaacaacagAATTTAGTCTCGATCAACATGAAACAATTGCACAGTAATGTAAGTGAACAAACACTTATCggtaatcaatttaatactaaGTATTGCCAcagaatataacaattatggATTGCGTACTAAACGAATTAACACAAGAGTCAAGAGTGTATAACTGCGacgtaatttaacattaaacattaaaaatatgtctttttCACTTTTTACCATTATTTACGTCTTTTTGTGTTTACTTTCGATAATAGAGCGTAATCAGCTATTGTCATTCCATGTCAGCTGTTTTCTTGAACAATAACAATGTATCAGCTGACTTTTATGAGACAGACAAAATTGTTGTGatctattatcatttttagtgTAGCTCTAAAATAGAgtgatttactataataattaataattatatagatccttaacaaatactataaatgatatattttatagtatttggcCTTAATTAGaggtatgatttttattatgtattgtcattactcatttgtcatattgattaatgattttacGTATTcgtttctgtataatatttgcagTTAAAtgggaataaaatatacttacgattcattgaaaaaaattattttgcataaaaaataatattttaggaatttgaaaatttttaatacgttaAAGATAATAgagaatatttgaaaattaaaagtaaaatgttcTTCCGaagaaaataatcaataacttatgtcataatattacatattaatgttttttaatatttatgaatcaattaattgttattgtaaacatattaaatttaaagtaaatagttttaaaatatttttttattttttccagaatattaaaataatatttaaagatataaaacTACGGatgtttttaaagaatattaagagaatataatattgcctttttgaaactttaaacgacataaaaacatcatatttaaggggttttaagtaaaaataaatccgATCtctaataagtacctaataacaaTCTAAAGCTATggatttatacctattactattattcatgcctaaatgataaaatacaataggtaCTACGTAATAcactatcaaaaaataataattaactattattatttatttcatttaatattttaatcactaaATCGATAATGAAGTGTTCATTATTcaagataaattattgaaaattagaaaataattcctTGGACAGTCATAGTTTATAACTAGGTACTATCATTACTAATGATTCAGTTCTTACATAATACTTGGGAAGCctttgaaaatatgtaattaatatgcCATATGGCGATGTTTTACAGTTTAACCTCTCGTCTTCTCgggtttcaaatattaaataataacacattgaATAAACGATCATTCTGTTGTTTTTAAGTTCCACTCAACAAGGACTTAAGATTATTCATCAAGGtgggttaatattaatttttttcaattattatattctagtaTAGTAGTATGCTTTTATAGTTATGGATTGTTTCAGATTTTGTAccaaatatagtattataagtaacctataatagtttataaatattcttcaattcattattattgtacgaaaaatatttattaaaataaaaatataaaatagaatatagcTGTTCGAatatcgattattttttttcaatgtaattatttatttacaaatggtttactatattttacagtcttacagataaaaaaaaaaattaatttttgaagtaggtacctacctatatggaTCAAATTCAGATAAACCGtagagtaaatataataatttctatattttttataattacctattaactagatagatatttttacaagtactttttattatcttgtgaagtgtgaatttttaaattttaacttaattggtAACTTCTACCtaattttaaaccatataaaattgaaataccttttgttaattattgtttaatcgtcaataatttttagttaaaaacaattttaactattttgttttttaaagtgttcataaatattcataaatattatcaaatataattaatttatattcattatttaattaaacagttgTATACATGTTAAAAGGtaatcaagtatttttatgtatctacCTAGTTACTAGTTaccaaactaaaaattattctattgattaatttttaaaatgaaaatttaaataataagtgaatttaaatttaacaattatttttacatgtatTCTTGGTACAGCTTCAACAACTTATGTTATTAacttacaacaatattaaatattaatactacataatatgattgaaTAAAGTATGTGATAGTTTGATTCCCACAAATTGGTATAATAGGTGCCCACATTCTCACAGATGTCAATAAGACGTGAGAAGTTGAttagattaaattacattttattcaaatattcttaaatgcACTGTTGttcatttcataatattgtcttttcatataatatttcacaatactaaaaaaaagtcatatttaaaatttttaaaaacaaatatttatatataatactaattgatTATTCTTATACTGCTCCATAGGCGTGCACAGACTTCAATTTCTAGTTGAACCTGGAACAATATTAATGCTCCAATACTTGGACAGTGCCCCTAATTTCTTTTTCAACACATTAATGTACAATGGACAatctaattgtaaatttaaaactgtgtAAATAGAATCAAGTTGTATGTGCTAATTTGTagacatatatttttgaagtccAAAATTTTCATGATCTCCTTgaacatattgttataattaaatataatatactcacacaaatttgaaattttttttatgcccCTAAAAAGATTCCTGTTGATCCCTTTGCGCACGTCTATGAAATGCTCTTTAACTATTGTTGGTGAGATTGTATAACGACATTCAGAACTTATCTACAGTTTCAATTCAGaaaaccataaatatatttttgtgagcGCTAACCTCTAAAATGTTAAGCTAAATGGgacaataaaaatcaatgcAAGTTTTTAGAGATGTACATAGCTTAATTTATATGACAGCATTCATACTATATAAAGAATGAATAAGTTTTAGCcatttattttggttaataAATAGTGCAATAgcttaatagttaaattaagagaatatgaaatatgtttttaaattgtatgcaaatattttttttttttattacaaacagatagtattcacattttttaaatattttataattcttagcataataatgatagcaatataaaaaacatagcAATAGTGTTAGGTAATCTCAAAAAATTCTGATACCAACAAGTAGTGGTAGGATAAACAATAAGTAGCTACCTACCTGCCAAATTTTAcagaatttgaaattaaaattaattttatatattttatttgtttaggtGATGACCGTGGTAAATGTTACAGTAAAATTTTTTGCTCAAGCTCGTGAATTGTCTAAAGTAAAGAATACGACTATTCAATTGCCACAAACTTTATTTGGACATGATTTACGTTCCATTTTGACagatcaatttaatttattatcaataggaaatatatttatactagcTGTCAATGAAAATTACATATCTGATAATTTGGAAATCACTTTAAGAGAAAAAGACGTTGTGGCTGTTATCCCGCCAATAAGTGGAGGTAATAAACTAGTAGACAGATTTAATTCATAACAGTTTCTTATAATCCTACTTGGTAAGCTttctagtaaattaatattttgtcaggttaaaaaaaaaaatgattgatttaaaaattgtgaattCTGAACTGGATATTGGCTCTGCTATGAATTCTGTCAACTCACCGCAATGTGGAGCTATATCAATATTCATTGGAACGACTAGAGAACACTTTAAtggaaataaagtaaaaacattattttacgaaGCTTACGAGTCAATGGCGTTGAATCAAATGAAAAGTATCACTGTGTTGACTAGACAAAAATGGCCTGAAGTTGTCAACATTGCAATACATCACAGGTAATTTAAAGAATTGATAGATTACATTAATAGGTTATATCTTAACGTTTCAAGTACAATTAATGTAACctgtttaataatcaatattttataaaaggatTGGTGAAGTAAAAGTTGGAGAAGCTGGTGTAGTGATTGCCGCCTCATCTCCTCATCGCAAACATGCTCAAGAAGCCGTCTCGTTTATACTCGAAAGACTAAAAACCACGGTtcccatttttaaaaaagaacagTACGAAGACGGCAGTGGTGTATGGAAAGCTAATGAAGAATGTGCTTGGAagagtaacaataatatatcgaactgctaaatattaagttaaaataattggacTTTATCTTAGTTGGAtacttgattatttaatataattaaaataactatagtaattaaattatgattgtgAATTGAATTCAGGAATTATATAAGATTAACGTTAGTATACATTGAGATTATGTTAATGACAAATCTTTGAGctcaaatactttttaaaagtaagaCAAAACTATTCCTCGAGGTCTTCCATGTAGTATGTAAGTCCGTGTTCATTTATAGGCTTAACGTAAGTTCTTTTATTGAttgtgatttaatataatttttgtactcGTGTATACTAACCGAGTATTgtactattgtaataaaaaaatacaataaaataatcatcaaaatgaatgtttttattttttttttctcctatTTTCTGtacaaaatgttcaaaatgacaaattaaacatctggttaatagtataaaatttaacatataacaAATCAAAACACTTATGCCTTAAACAGACTAAAAATAATGGAACCACAATATTATGGCACtagaattagaaaaaatatatatataaataatagattgcATCTTCGTTTTTGCTTTATTTACCATTTGGTGTCTCAGTAGTTAATGTACGACTGTTAACCATtcaatatagtttttgtttttttttttttttcaaaaataatatacatagaccGTGCTATAGGTTTTGCAAAAATATACTAAGAATACATTCTATCATACAATTGTCAGACAAAAGTTTTGATTGTTGAGAACAAAATGCACAAatgaatcattaaattaaaaaatatatgaaaatatataataaaagtattttggtCTTTGATATGTAGTCGATGTTTAGTCGCACCTCCATTTTTGCATTGCTTCAACGCGGGCATCTGGTGCCAGTTGACAACGAACACCTTGAAGTACATTGCACGTTGCTTGGCTGGCAAGTATAATGGGTGTAAGGGCAGTAGGAGGTATTTGCCGCATAACACCACCGACCATACCAGCAGTACCTTTGATCTCATGTTCTTCACTTGCCACTCTAACTATAGTTTGTGCTGTTTCACCAAGTCCCTAAAATGAACACAACATAGatcagtaatattaaattactaacatgcagacaaataatttttttctagaaaaaattatttaatagtttgatTTCTACATTTATTGTAGCCCTAGAGGTTCATCGAGTTTTATGCTATACCAAtgcttataagtattattattgattggaataatattgaaataattaaaactataaacactAACTTCTTTAACCAACATAACAGCAGTTGTTACTCCTTCTCGAATGTCGGCAGGATGTGATCGTTTATTAGGACGATTTCTCTTTTTACCTTCTTGTAGCCTTAATTGCCGCATACTTGGTCCTGGGTTTACCATGTCATAAGTAGTTTCAGCTACCctctatacaataattataaattaaaataccttcTTCTTGATACCTCCATTGGAATATTCTTACATACCTGAATAAGGTTTACAATTCTGGTGGCTATTTCAAGAGCTGCCATTGCTGTAGAGGTAGTAAATGAATTAGCGCCTCTTTGTAAACCTCTGACTATTCTACCGTCTTTTTGGTATTGTTCAATAGGGAGTTGTACTAGATCTCTAAAGCCTTGTATTAGTCTGACAAATGAATACATTGGACCCACACCACCAAGTAATGATGGAAGctgatgtttttttatatcttgtaaCCATTCCTGGGTAACATATGTCAATAATTTGTCGAACCCaagtaaactataaaaatcaataactcATATGAATCTATGACCATAAAACATATAAGAAGatagttatattttcttacCCATGCTTATGTACAATACGTTTCAAAGTGATCTCTGAACAATTGAGCTGTGCTAATCCCATTAGTAAACCAGCCAATGAACCTTGTCTTAAATCAATATGTCGTCCTTCATAGTCTAAGCGTATAGTAACATCTGgagaaaatacaaattgtcTTATGTAAACAGGAGCTTTACTGTCACTTGGACTTGTGCTAGAGTCTGGTTTGGGAATAACAGGTATATCTTTTAATCCAAAATGCTGATCAAATTCATCATTTAATTGAATCAATGGGTTAGGTGGAATATCCTGCTGCCCATCAACTGTGTTTCCAAATGTCATAATTGGTTCTTCTGATTTTGTGGGTATTTTCTTTTCAGCCAATACTTCTAGAAAaattacagttaaaaaaaaaaattcaaaattcaataaaaaaagagaAGTTATAATACCATCTTTAGTTTTTTGACCAAGTGCATTAAATTGGTTTACAAATGAGATAAGGAATATCAATGAATCTTGATCAATGTTAAGTCTTAATGGTAACATGGACACTTTCACACAGCATTCTTGAACCTTTAGATTAGAATCAGGTCGTATATGGGCGGCTTTGGCAACAAActgtcaacatttttatttgaattatattttggaaaaaaaaaactatcaaccTTTCTTACCATATTAGCATCCTGCTGTTTAGGCATTGCCTCACTTGAATagagatataaaaatttattgatgttaGATGATGCTAGTTTGTCACGGATTTCTAAGTCTTGAATCAGAATCACTTGCCTCATTGCTTGCTTTGTATGGGATGGGTAAATTTCATGCTGGAAtcgtacctaataataaaattgttttaattttatattttaattaattaatacaacatGAAAAAATACCTTATTTAATTGAAGTTGCATTAATACATGATGTTGTCTTCCAGTACCACCCTTTGCCTGCCAACTAGTAGGTAAAACACTACAGCAAAATCTTGTCCTGGCTTGAGATGTATTGGATCCTTTTTTTGAAGTAggatttttctaataaaaagaggattaacaattattatgtacagcataatttaaaaaaattattattaattacctgtGAATTTATATTGGTTTGGGAATAATACCGAGAAAGAGAAGGCCTTAATGTGTTTGGAGAAGTTGGACAAGAATTCCTAAACAAAGTACCcaccattttattaatataacaacttaatttttgttttacatactaatatacaattaaatgtacTTACGTTTCTGATACTATAGTGACATGTTTGGTCAATTCATTATGAATAGTTTTAGTACTAAAGTCAGTTCCACCATAAATATGCCAAATTAGAGTCATTTCtcgtaatgtatatttaactaCTGGCATTGGATATTCTTTGGGAGCCTGTAGCATATCTATTTTTCCAACAGGAGCTTTAAAATAGTTGTTAACCAAACGTAATTGTGTGTCTGTTAACATACGCACTTCTGGTATGTTACTTCGAGgctaattacaattaatgaaaaattaataattcaaaattggatatattttacaattaatataaaatcataccaTTTTTCCTGAACCAACTTCGTGTTCAACAAAGCAAAattctttttcaataaaatcatctTCTACTTCATATTGCAATAATGGTTCATTATCCAAAGGGGTGACTATTTTATTGGTTTCAtcaggaaaataaaatacttcaattcCCTTATCACTTTGACTTGAAGTTGACTGATTTGAACTTTGCTTTTTCACTGAATCTCCTGGAGTTTTAGGGTTTTTATGACTTGTAGTTTCTTCATGCATAGCTTCCATTATAAGACTTGATAATGAATTGTTGTCAGAATCAGCTTGATCTAACAAAACAGGATCTTCTTGGTCAACTCCTTCAAACTCAGTTGTTTGTTCTTCTACGGAACTTTTATCACCATCAGAAGCCAAATAACTGAGTATACGGCAAAAAGCAAATGCAGAGTCTGCACATGttcttatatgtataacattcaCAGCCATTCTTAAGTCCACTTCGGGTTGTACCAAATCATTTGACTGTTTAGAGTTTTTACTGAGCTTTAAAGAAAGTTCAAAAACACCCAAGTCcattacacaaatataatgagacactaaatctaaattttctGATTTAGACAGACGAGCAGAAATAAAGAAAGCTACATCCTCAGATACGATTTGAAGAGTTGATGCTTTAGATCTTGCAACAATATTACtcgataaactaaaattaccaATCGTAAGCACACATTGGTATGGTAAATGGAGTGGCCTGTaagatttaaatagtaaaataatagattcaatttaaatataattaattaaattacttacctataatcaatgatacaATCACTAATGTGTTGATGTAGTTCAGTGATTACATGAGGCGATTCATACCCAGCAACAGGATAATCCACAACATCAAAGAAATCGGATAGTTGATGATACCAACTTTGTGCAACAACACTAAATATATGCCTTAAAGTGGTACCATAAATTTCATTCGCTACCCTTATTgtctaaattacataaatgatttataaaaatatgatataaaaccatttaattatcataaattagtaaataatattacttttatatgatTGCAAACAGATATTTCAACCACAACTGTCAACATATCAGACTTGTTAATATCAGATCGTTCTTTAAAATCCATTCCATCaggtattttatacaacacacgttgtaatgatttattttttcgacaTACAACTTCTTTTGGGGTCAAAATGTCGGTACCATTTGTTGCAAAatctaagtaaaaattaatattgatatacaaACTCAAAATCAATAGTTAATGATCATCAAGTTAAGTTTGAAACTTACTTTCATGACTGAAGGAAAATTTATTAGCTtggatacaaataaaattatgcctAGGAGTATTTTCATATCCAGCTGCAGTGTATAAATAAAGATCAtcaaatgtaatttgtatttctcCATAATGTTCTGGAATAACTCGCCCAGAACGAtcctattaaaacatatacagTCACAAATCGTTTGTAATTTTCTTGTTTAtgaacataaacataatttatataattaataattaccctAGATTGTGTAACAACAGTAAACAAGCATTGTGccacatttaaattaagacAAAATTCAGTTCTTTTAACAATTGGATCAGCAATATTCATACTAGATTGTCcacacgaataataattattggatgTTTCATCTTCTGATTCACTTTCagaatctaaattataaaataatatccattaatgaaagatattaattttaaaatttattatttttaccaaactGAATTCCGGATTTACAAGGTGCAAAATAACGAGTCTTATCCAGTATATTTGATAATCGATTAGTATCATCTCCAGATGATGCAGGAGTC
The DNA window shown above is from Aphis gossypii isolate Hap1 chromosome 2, ASM2018417v2, whole genome shotgun sequence and carries:
- the LOC114124349 gene encoding protein yippee-like 5 — protein: MGRIFLDHVGGDRLYACAACDTNLTNRDELISTRFTGATGRAFLFNKVVNLNYSDVQDRVMLTGRHIVRDVSCKNCDTKLGWIYEFAMEENQRYKEGRVILERALVTEGDGLEHEI
- the LOC114124332 gene encoding molybdopterin synthase sulfur carrier subunit isoform X3, producing MTVVNVTVKFFAQARELSKVKNTTIQLPQTLFGHDLRSILTDQFNLLSIGNIFILAVNENYISDNLEITLREKDVVAVIPPISGG
- the LOC114124332 gene encoding molybdopterin synthase catalytic subunit 1 isoform X1, producing MIDLKIVNSELDIGSAMNSVNSPQCGAISIFIGTTREHFNGNKVKTLFYEAYESMALNQMKSITVLTRQKWPEVVNIAIHHRIGEVKVGEAGVVIAASSPHRKHAQEAVSFILERLKTTVPIFKKEQYEDGSGVWKANEECAWKSNNNISNC
- the LOC114124332 gene encoding molybdopterin synthase sulfur carrier subunit isoform X2 — protein: MDQIQINRRVMTVVNVTVKFFAQARELSKVKNTTIQLPQTLFGHDLRSILTDQFNLLSIGNIFILAVNENYISDNLEITLREKDVVAVIPPISGG